The following are encoded together in the Dama dama isolate Ldn47 chromosome 29, ASM3311817v1, whole genome shotgun sequence genome:
- the LOC133048789 gene encoding large ribosomal subunit protein uL30-like, translated as MEAAEEKKKKIPAVPETLKKKRKNFAELKIKRLRKKFAQKMLRMARRKLIYEKAKHYHKEYRQMYRTEIRMARMERKAGNFYVPAEPKLAFVIRIRGINGVSPKVRKVLQLLRLRQVFSGTSVKLNKASVNMLRIVEPCIAWGYPNLKSVNELIYKRGYGKINKKRIALTDNSLIPRSLGKYGIICMEDLIHEIYTVGKRFKEANNFLWPFKLSSP; from the coding sequence ATGGAGGctgcagaagagaagaaaaagaagattccTGCTGTGCCAGAAACCCTTAAGAAAAAGCGAAAGAATTTCGCAGAGCTTAAGATCAAGCGCCTGAGAAAGAAGTTTGCCCAAAAGATGCTTCGAATGGCAAGGAGGAAGCTTATTTATGAAAAAGCTAAGCATTACCACAAGGAATACAGGCAGATGTACAGAACTGAAATTCGAATGGCTAGGATGGAACGAAAAGCCGGCAACTTCTATGTACCCGCGGAACCCAAATTGGCATTTGTCATCAGGATCAGAGGTATCAACGGTGTGAGCCCAAAGGTTCGAAAGGTATTGCAGCTCCTTCGCCTCCGGCAGGTCTTCAGTGGCACCTCTGTGAAGCTCAACAAGGCATCAGTTAACATGCTGAGAATTGTGGAGCCATGCATTGCATGGGGGTACCCAAATCTGAAGTCTGTGAATGAACTGATCTACAAGCGTGGTTATGGCAAAATCAACAAAAAGCGAATTGCCCTGACAGACAACTCATTGATTCCGCGATCTCTTGGGAAATACGGAATCATCTGCATGGAGGATCTGATTCATGAGATCTATACAGTTGGAAAACGtttcaaagaagcaaacaacTTCCTGTGGCCCTTTAAATTGTCTTCTCCATAA